Proteins encoded in a region of the Aythya fuligula isolate bAytFul2 chromosome 13, bAytFul2.pri, whole genome shotgun sequence genome:
- the IRS4 gene encoding insulin receptor substrate 4, with protein sequence MASGVNGAAGAEGEPGEAGRCPSPQPHHLLLLLRRSPSASLCGPPEAGGGGGARGGQPPGSAARGGEDVRKCGYLRKQKHGHKRYFVLRAESRLAPARLEYYDSEKKFKSSLRAGGGAAGLCCPPPKRVIPLYQCFTVSRRADAKHKHIIALYTKDEYFAMLAENEAEQEAWYQAISELMSQSKRGFLEQEEQAEQQLDEDDEHYGAALRPGTVFKEVWQVNVKPKGLGQTKNLTGVYRLCLSSKAIHLVKLNSEVPSVHLQLMNIRRCGHSENFFFIEVGRSASIGPGELWMQVDDSVVAQNMHETFLETMKALKAFAEFRPRSKSQSSGGGGGTNPISFITTRRHLGNLPPSQTGLQRRSRTESVVGGTPPTTKSSNSYRFRTSSEGEGTMARPFRSVTGSLIHLNTARMNLGRQEGSGRYVRAAFSSSYHTRSASLPVSHFPSTTSPISVSSSSGHGSASDMLTRPSSSSVCGSPSDGGFISSDEYGSSPGDFRYFRVRSNTPDSLGNTPPIREENCLSEYMSMSKQQADDSLRDDYMEAEKCFRKRTYSLTKPTSVAVQQKTTQTTASLDEDSGGNHGRLLYSETPKLKGNHELEYNDSNLDSVCNQSRSKARDDGYMPMMPGVASSLSSSSDYLPMTPKSMSVPKQINNSWSPSQVDSRGYMMMFPKASSSPVRSPLTGFISKGSNEKIVNNEYMDMSPGNSAPKHPGDSNYIHNNSVSKGFSSYFSLPRSFKALSGQNGDHSEYVPMSSPGKLLYGGPENVKSINSEALSNGISKSPVVKGEEGGLVQNRATRPTRLPLGTRGSNTIPRMYDRTVPPEPASPGEYINIDFNEKASNTPYSLSAEGSPSSLGSSSDHRQSPLSDYMSVDLDVQSPKVAKELSNSLTDISIYASSSIPRNQPNPDYARLSFGTTCVSAASNRTDDYTEMTFNMAATPPRPFASESDDGVKIDSPSSIVNRLCIVDRYAGSSSFSVPSSDPPVGPKVIRADPQGRRRHSSETFSSAGTVTTSSSFFTDSSKRHSSASFDNVWLKPDENISDGQESKMSRDTSTGFQNGLNYIALNLRDDPISCEASTATPTCHLQNGTSSLDSGAYVSIDFTRSDGLKCNAARKD encoded by the coding sequence aTGGCGAGCGGCGTGAACGGCGCCGCCGGGGCCGAGGGGGAGCCGGGCGAGGCCGGGCGCTGCCCCTCGCCGCAGCCCcaccacctgctgctgctgctccgccGCTCGCCCAGCGCCTCGCTCTGCGGGCCCCCCgaggccggcggcggcggcggcgccagGGGCGGGCAGCCCCCCGGGAGCGCGGCCCGCGGCGGGGAGGACGTGAGGAAGTGCGGCTACCTGCGCAAGCAGAAGCACGGCCACAAGCGGTACTTCGTGCTGCGGGCCGAGAGCCGCCTGGCCCCGGCGCGCCTGGAGTACTACGACAGCGAGAAGAAGTTCAAGAGCAGCCTgcgggccggcggcggcgcggcggggctgtgctgcccccCGCCCAAGAGGGTCATCCCCCTCTACCAGTGCTTCACCGTCAGCCGGCGGGCGGACGCCAAGCACAAGCACATCATCGCCCTGTACACCAAGGACGAGTATTTCGCCATGCTGGCGGAGAACGAGGCCGAGCAGGAGGCCTGGTACCAGGCGATCAGCGAGCTGATGAGCCAGAGCAAGAGGGGCttcctggagcaggaggagcaggcggAGCAGCAGCTGGACGAGGACGACGAGCACTACGGGGCGGCCCTGAGGCCCGGCACCGTCTTCAAGGAGGTGTGGCAGGTCAACGTGAAACCCAAAGGACTGGGCCAAACGAAAAACCTGACCGGGGTGTACAGGCTGTGCCTCTCCAGCAAGGCCATCCACCTCGTCAAGCTGAACTCGGAGGTGCCCTCCGTCCACCTGCAGCTGATGAACATCCGCCGCTGCGGGCACTCGGAGAACTTCTTTTTCATCGAAGTGGGCAGATCCGCTTCCATCGGGCCCGGAGAGCTCTGGATGCAAGTGGACGATTCGGTGGTTGCCCAGAACATGCACGAGACTTTTTTGGAGACCATGAAAGCGTTAAAGGCCTTTGCGGAGTTCCGGCCCCGAAGCAAAAGCCAGTcttctggtggtggtggcggcacCAACCCCATCTCCTTCATCACCACTAGGAGGCACCTGGGCAACCTGCCCCCCAGCCAGACGGGCTTGCAGAGAAGGTCTAGAACTGAGAGCGTTGTTGGAGGGACGCCTCCGACCACCAAAAGCAGCAACTCCTATCGCTTCAGAACGTCCAGCGAGGGAGAAGGCACCATGGCCAGGCCTTTCAGGTCAGTGACGGGGAGCCTCATCCACCTGAATACTGCAAGGATGAACTTGGGCCGGCAAGAAGGGAGCGGAAGGTACGTTAGAGCCGCGTTCAGCTCGTCATATCACACCCGCTCTGCGTCGCTGCCTGTGTCTCACTTTCCCTCCACTACCAGTCCCATCAGTGTTTCTTCCAGTAGCGGCCATGGCTCTGCTTCAGATATGTTGACCAGGCCTTCTAGCTCCTCTGTCTGCGGTTCCCCAAGCGATGGGGGATTCATCTCTTCTGATGAGTACGGCTCCAGCCCTGGAGATTTCAGGTACTTTCGGGTCAGGAGTAATACACCAGATTCCCTGGGAAACACGCCACCTATCAGAGAGGAGAATTGTCTGAGTGAGTACATGTCCATGAGTAAGCAGCAAGCAGACGATAGCTTGAGAGATGATTATATGGAGGCTGAAAAGTGTTTCAGGAAAAGAACTTACTCTCTGACTAAACCAACCTCAGTAGCAGTGCAGCAGAAAACGACACAAACGACGGCTTCGTTAGATGAAGACTCTGGGGGAAATCATGGGCGACTGCTGTACTCTGAAACACCAAAACTGAAAGGTAACCATGAATTGGAATACAATGACAGTAATCTTGACTCTGTATGCAACCAAAGCAGGAGTAAAGCTAGGGACGATGGGTACATGCCAATGATGCCAGGAGTTGCATCTTCTCTGTCAAGTAGCAGTGATTATCTGCCAATGACTCCTAAAAGTATGTCTGTTCCAAAACAGATAAACAATTCGTGGTCACCATCTCAGGTTGACTCCAGAGGATATATGATGATGTTTCCAAAGGCGAGCTCTTCACCCGTACGAAGTCCTTTAACTGGATTTATTTCTAAAGGAAGTAATGAGAAGATTGTAAACAATGAGTATATGGATATGTCTCCCGGTAATTCTGCTCCAAAGCACCCTGGTGATTCAAATTACATTCATAACAATTCTGTTTCCAAAGGTTTcagttcatatttttctttgcccCGAAGCTTTAAGGCGTTATCAGGACAAAATGGTGACCACAGCGAATATGTTCCAATGTCTTCACCTGGAAAACTCCTGTATGGTGGACCAGAAAACGTAAAAAGCATCAACAGCGAAGCCCTGTCTAATGGCATCTCGAAGTCGCCAGTGGTGAAAGGTGAAGAAGGAGGACTTGTGCAGAACAGGGCTACGAGGCCAACGAGGCTCCCGCTCGGTACGAGGGGAAGCAATACTATCCCGAGAATGTATGATCGTACAGTTCCACCTGAGCCAGCAAGTCCTGGTGAATACATAAATATCgattttaatgaaaaggcaAGTAACACACCCTATTCCTTATCTGCAGAGGGATCACCGTCATCTCTGGGCTCGAGTAGTGACCACAGACAGTCCCCGCTCTCTGATTATATGAGCGTTGACTTGGATGTACAGTCGCCAAAAGTAGCGAAAGAACTTTCCAACTCTTTAACGGATATTTCAATTTATGCAAGCTCCAGTATTCCTAGAAACCAACCAAATCCTGACTATGCTCGGCTCTCCTTTGGTACCACCTGTGTTAGCGCTGCGAGTAACAGGACTGACGATTACACGGAGATGACATTCAACATGGCAGCGACGCCACCGCGGCCGTTTGCCTCCGAATCTGACGACGGAGTAAAGATTGATAGTCCTTCTTCCATAGTTAACAGACTGTGCATTGTCGATCGATACGCTGGTAGCAGTAGCTTCTCTGTTCCTAGCTCCGATCCTCCCGTGGGACCGAAGGTGATCCGAGCCGATCCCCAAGGCAGGAGGAGACACAGTTCTGAAACATTCTCTTCTGCTGGGACTGTGACgacttcctcctctttctttacTGATAGTAGCAAAAGACACAGCTCTGCCTCATTTGACAATGTTTGGTTGAAACcagatgaaaacatttctgatggtcaggaaagcaaaatgtCCAGGGATACCTCAACTGGATTTCAGAATGGCTTAAACTACATTGCTCTGAATTTACGCGATGATCCTATAAGCTGTGAGGCAAGTACTGCAACGCCAACTTGCCATCTCCAAAATGGTACTTCGAGTTTGGACAGTGGAGCTTACGTAAGCATAGATTTCACCAGGTCCGATGGTCTGAAGTGTAACGCTGCGCGAAAAG